The following are encoded together in the Anguilla rostrata isolate EN2019 chromosome 19, ASM1855537v3, whole genome shotgun sequence genome:
- the LOC135245854 gene encoding bromodomain-containing protein 1-like isoform X2, whose amino-acid sequence MKKKARNPRAPQRAASPIRPSPNRETLTYAQAQRMVELELDGRVHRIGIYDKLEVVADDDPTAQEMLECNSNKENSEKPQQAPVRSARLKSSREKRNAALSEAQAAPPAPALPEPRIRTVEYNLPAVPRRPAAYFTYAEKTAEELDEEVEYDMDEEDYAWLDLVNEKRRADGFSQVSQNVFEFLMDRFEKDSFLDGQGRGGREPLVDEDAVCCVCMDGECHDSNAILFCDACNLAVHQECYGVPYIPEGQWLCRHCLQAPSRPASCVLCPNRGGALKRTDDDRWGHVVCALWVPEVGFSSAVFVEPIDGVRSIPPARWKLTCYLCKEKGVGACIQCHRANCYTAFHASCAQKAGLCMKMEPVREGGGGGGAFSVKKTAYCGAHTPGGCARRPLAIYEDGEAENGRARVGDAGGRRTRLKSRKKKKKSKKAVCEPQAVVPAVTVPSISPERLNTILGQVSVQKKKVFVERVLSYWILKRQSRNGAPLIRRLQSSVPSQKTAQPRETEEESRALKEQLKDWHRLRHDLERARLLLELIRKREKLKREEMKLQQSVLEVQLTPLTVLLRAVLNQLQEKDQARIFAQPVSVKEVPDYLDHIKRPMDFSTMRKRVEAQGYRSLDEFEDDFNLIVANCMKYNAKDTVFYRAGVRLRDQGGALLRKTRRDALATGFDFQSGMLLAEPPKQEAPPPFAWEDVDRLLNPANRAHLSLEEQLKQLLEKLDLTFAMKSSPSRSKRLKLLKKEIGDVRCEMSLKKAPPSKPESGQSDAKEARPAEQSLVEDGDKSVPPKLEPSDSSPPPVNAESDPEPPKLKPVERQLSSESKCHKSVKFNGEGGAPLSSEAKVNGHASDGEGGVVTAAPAPAEPANPVGRRTAVLFRKSKSPAKPAGPREAPPPRPQLGTKTFLSVVIPRLETLLQPRKRSRSASGDSQPGDTPASKRLRQGLSNGFVVAQEKELIPSRQLEPRRRCASESSISSSGSLLCSASGVSLPKCGRGRSAAARRKTTDDKKELVARVGTGGLAKAARLAADNRPQDAPGGLSPQWGLDPDAPPERAPGWRADAVQVRRETLPRPLLRQQTQLAMAS is encoded by the exons ATGAAGAAGAAAGCCCGGAATCCCCGGGCGCCGCAGCGGGCCGCCTCCCCCATCCGGCCCTCGCCCAACCGGGAGACGCTGACGTACGCGCAGGCGCAGCGCatggtggagctggagctggacgGGCGCGTTCACCGCATCGGCATCTACGACAAGCTGGAGGTGGTCGCGGACGACGACCCCACGGCCCAGGAGATGCTGGAGTGCAACAGCAACAAGGAGAACAGCGAGAAGCCCCAGCAGGCCCCGGTGCGCTCGGCGCGGCTCAAGAGCAGCCGGGAGAAGAGGAACGCGGCCCTGAGCGAGGCGCAGGCGGCGCCGCCCGCCCCCGCGCTGCCCGAGCCGCGGATCCGCACGGTGGAGTACAACCTGCCCGCCGTGCCCCGCCGGCCCGCCGCCTACTTCACCTACGCCGAGAAGACGGCCGAGGAGCTGGACGAGGAGGTGGAGTACGACATGGACGAGGAGGACTACGCCTGGCTGGACCTGGTCAACGAGAAGAGGCGGGCCGACGGCTTCAGCCAGGTCTCCCAGAACGTCTTCGAGTTCCTCATGGACCGCTTCGAGAAGGACTCCTTCCTGGACGGCCAGGGCCGGGGCGGGCGGGAGCCGCTGGTCGACGAGGACGCCGTCTGCTGCGTGTGCATGGACGGCGAGTGCCACGACAGCAACGCCATCCTCTTCTGCGACGCCTGCAACCTGGCGGTGCACCAGGAGTGCTACGGCGTGCCCTACATCCCCGAGGGCCAGTGGCTGTGCCGGCACTGCCTGCAGGCCCCCTCCCGGCCCGCCAGCTGCGTGCTCTGCCCCAACCGGGGCGGGGCCCTCAAGAGGACCGACGACGACCGCTGGGGCCACGTGGTGTGCGCCCTGTGGGTGCCCGAGGTGGGCTTCTCCAGCGCCGTCTTCGTGGAGCCCATCGACGGCGTGCGCAGCATCCCGCCGGCGCGCTGGAAGCTAACGTGCTACCTGTGCAAGGAGAAGGGCGTGGGCGCCTGCATCCAGTGCCACCGCGCCAACTGCTACACCGCCTTCCACGCCAGCTGCGCCCAGAAGGCCGGGCTCTGCATGAAGATGGAGCCcgtcagggaggggggcggcggcggcggcgccttCTCCGTCAAGAAGACGGCCTACTGCGGGGCGCACACGCCCGGCGGCTGCGCCCGCAGGCCCCTGGCCATCTACGAGGACGGCGAGGCGGAAAACGGGCGCGCTCGGGTGGGCGACGCGGGCGGCAGGAGGACGAGGTTGAaaagcaggaagaagaagaagaagagcaagAAGGCCGTGTGTGAGCCTCAGGCCGTGGTCCCAGCCGTGACTGTGCCCAGTATTTCACCAGAGAG GTTGAACACCATCCTCGGTCAGGTGTCTGTCCAGAAGAAGAAGGTGTTTGTCGAGCGGGTGCTCAGCTACTGGATCCTGAAGAGGCAGTCGAGGAACGGCGCCCCGCTGATCCGGCGCCTGCAGTCCAGCGTGCCGTCCCAGAAAACGGCCCAGCCG agggagacggaggaggagagccGGGCGCTGAAGGAGCAGCTGAAGGACTGGCACCGGCTGCGGCACGACCTGGAGAGAGCCCGCCTCCTGCTGGAGCTCATCCGCAAGAGGGAGAAGCTCAAGAGGGAGGAG ATGAAGCTGCAGCAGTCGGTGCTGGAGGTGCAGCTCACCCCCTTGACGGTTCTGCTGCGGGCCGTCCTGAACCAGCTCCAGGAGAAGGACCAGGCCAGGATCTTCGCCCAGCCTGTCAGCGTCAAAGAG GTCCCGGACTACCTGGACCACATCAAGCGGCCCATGGACTTCTCCACCATGCGGAAGCGCGTGGAGGCCCAGGGCTACCGGAGCCTGGATGAGTTCGAGGACGACTTCAACCTCATCGTGGCCAACTGCATGAAGTACAACGCCAAGGACACCGTCTTCTACCGCGCGGGCGTGCGCCTGCGCGACCAGGGCGGGGCCCTGCTCCGGAAGACCCGGCGGGACGCCCTGGCCACCGGGTTCGACTTCCAGAGCGGGATGCTCCTGGCCGAGCCGCCCAAGcaggaggctccgcccccgttCGCCTGGGAGGACG TTGACCGGCTGCTGAATCCAGCCAATCGGGCGCACCTGTCTCTGGAGGAACAGCTGAAGCAGCTCCTGGAGAAGCTCGACTTGACATTTGCCATGAAATCGAGCCCGTCGCGGAGCAAGCGCCTCAAGCTGCTCAAGAAGGAGATCGGCGACGTCCGCTGCGAGATGAGCCTGAAGAAAGCCCCGCCCTCCAAACCGGAGAGCGGCCAATCGGATGCGAAGGAGGCGAGGCCTGCTGAGCAGAGCCTAGTGGAGGACG GGGACAAGTCCGTGCCGCCAAAACTGGAGCCGTCGGATTCGTCGCCGCCTCCTGTGAACGCGGAGAGCGACCCGGAGCCGCCGAAGCTGAAGCCCGTCGAGCGCCAGCTCAGCTCGGAGAGCAAGTGCCACAAGTCTGTCAAGTTCAACGGCGAAGGCGGCGCCCCCTTGAGTTCGGAGGCGAAAGTGAACGGGCACGCCTCCGACGGCGAGGGGGGTGTCGTGACGGCGGCCCCCGCCCCGGCGGAACCCGCCAACCCCGTGGGCAGGCGCACGGCCGTCCTCTTCCGCAAGTCCAAGAGCCCGGCGAAGCCCGCGGGGCCCcgcgaggccccgcccccccggccccagctGGGCACCAAGACCTTCCTCTCCGTGGTGATCCCGCGCCTGGAGACGCTCCTGCAGCCCCGCAAGAGGTCCCGCAGCGCCAGCGGCGACAGCCAGCCCGGGGACACGCCCGCCAGCAAGCGCCTTCGCCaag GGCTGTCTAACGGCTTTGTCGTCGCCCAGGAGAAAGAGCTCATTCCCAGCAGGCAGCTGGAGCCTCGCCGGAGGTGCGCCTCTGAGTCCAGCATCTCCTCCAGCGGCAGCCTGCTGTGTAGCGCCAG CGGCGTCAGTCTTCCGAAGTGCGGGAGGGGCAGGTCGGCGGCCGCGCGGAGGAAGACCACGGACGACAAGAAGGAGCTGGTGGCCCGCGTCGGGACGGGGGGCCTGGCCAAAGCGGCGCGGCTCGCGGCCG ATAATCGACCCCAAGATGCCCCGGGCGGGCTGTCGCCGCAGTGGGGCCTGGATCCCGATGCCCCCCCTGAGCGTGCTCCGGGTTGGAGAGCAGATGCAGTACAAGTCCGGAGAGAAActcttcctcgtcctcttcTTCGACAACAGACGCAGCTG GCAATGGCTTCCTAA